In Paraburkholderia caribensis, a single window of DNA contains:
- a CDS encoding SLC13 family permease codes for MPVAEQALRSHRNLLRTIIHYATKEPVLTVLVVALIALQVFHPHPWGSLPALVDWQTVMTLAGLLILTKAVEYSGFLIWLAHRVVHHIRSQRALAYLLITLAAALSTLLTNDVALFVVVPLALSLNELTPLPLKRLVIFIAIAVNAGSILTPLGNPQNLFLWQTSGVSFGGFVLALAPLCFALMAMLYALAAVSFKRTALDLSNDTEPHPVDRPLLGVAVILFAAFVLLADSHRAGIGLIGVGVGFIFWRPRIVLKIDWLLLLIFVFMFIVLRSVAALPWVHNAVGQLHLATPLRAYAAGAVLSQFISNVPAAIMLAEFSRDWRALAFGVSVGGFGFAIGSLANLIAVRLSGQRGMWAQFHLFSIPFWVVSGAIGGWLLLRF; via the coding sequence ATGCCCGTTGCCGAACAAGCGCTAAGATCGCATCGCAACCTGCTGCGTACGATCATCCACTATGCAACGAAGGAGCCGGTCCTCACCGTGCTCGTCGTTGCGTTGATCGCATTGCAGGTTTTTCATCCGCATCCGTGGGGATCGTTGCCCGCGCTGGTCGACTGGCAGACGGTGATGACGCTTGCCGGCCTGCTGATCTTGACGAAAGCCGTCGAATATTCAGGATTCCTGATATGGCTCGCGCATCGCGTCGTCCATCACATCCGGTCGCAGCGAGCGTTGGCGTATCTGTTGATCACGCTCGCGGCTGCGCTGTCGACGTTGCTCACCAACGATGTCGCGTTATTCGTCGTTGTACCGCTGGCACTGTCGCTGAACGAGTTGACGCCGCTGCCGCTCAAGCGGCTGGTCATTTTCATCGCGATAGCGGTCAACGCTGGCTCGATCCTCACGCCCTTGGGCAATCCGCAAAACCTGTTTCTCTGGCAAACGAGCGGCGTCTCATTCGGCGGATTCGTGCTGGCGCTCGCGCCTTTGTGCTTCGCGCTGATGGCGATGCTGTACGCGTTGGCCGCGGTATCGTTCAAGCGGACCGCGCTGGATCTGTCGAACGACACAGAACCGCATCCCGTCGATCGTCCGTTGCTTGGCGTTGCCGTCATTTTGTTTGCAGCATTCGTGCTTCTCGCCGATTCTCATCGGGCGGGCATCGGACTGATTGGCGTCGGCGTCGGATTTATCTTCTGGCGGCCGCGAATCGTTCTGAAGATCGACTGGCTCTTGCTGCTGATCTTCGTATTCATGTTCATCGTATTGAGAAGCGTTGCAGCGCTGCCGTGGGTACACAACGCTGTCGGGCAGTTGCATCTCGCAACGCCACTGCGCGCCTACGCGGCGGGCGCCGTGCTCTCCCAGTTCATCAGCAATGTGCCCGCAGCGATCATGCTGGCCGAGTTTTCAAGGGATTGGCGAGCGCTTGCGTTCGGCGTCAGCGTCGGCGGCTTCGGATTCGCGATCGGTTCGCTGGCGAATCTGATTGCAGTGAGGCTTTCAGGACAGCGTGGAATGTGGGCGCAATTTCACCTCTTTTCGATCCCGTTCTGGGTCGTGAGCGGTGCAATCGGCGGCTGGCTTCTGTTGCGTTTTTGA